One genomic window of Canis aureus isolate CA01 chromosome 15, VMU_Caureus_v.1.0, whole genome shotgun sequence includes the following:
- the CYP4V2 gene encoding cytochrome P450 4V2: MPALWLVPLGQKLLLWGALGAASLAGATLVVRLLQMLASYAQKWQQMRAVPTLPGAYPLVGHSLLMKPDGREFFQQVILYSEESRHLPLLKLWLGPIPIVAIYSAENVEVILTSSRQIDKSYVYKFLEPWLGLGLLTSTGNKWRSRRKMLTPTFHFTILEDFLDVMNEHANILVNKLEKHVNQEAFNCFFYITLCALDIICETAMGKNIGAQNNEDSEYVRAIYRMSDTIHRRMKMPWLWLDFLFLMFKEGREHKRNLEILHNFTNNVIAERASELKRDEEHGSADKDCSPSKNKRRAFLDLLINVTDDEGNKLRHEDVREEVDTFMFEGHDTTAAAINWSLYLLGSYPEVQKQVDSELEDVFGKSDRPATLEDLKKLKYLECVIKESLRLFPSVPLFARNLNEDCVVAGYKVVKGSQAIIIPYALHRDPRYFPNPEEFQPERFFPENLQGRHPYAYIPFSAGPRNCIGQRFAIMEEKTVLSCVLRHFWVESNQKREELGLAGELILRPTNGIWIKLKRRNADES, translated from the exons ATGCCCGCGCTGTGGCTGGTGCCCTTGGGGCAGAAGCTGCTGCTGTGGGGCGCGCTGGGCGCTGCCTCGCTGGCGGGCGCCACCCTAGTGGTGAGGCTCCTGCAGATGCTGGCGAGCTACGCGCAGAAATGGCAGCAGATGAGGGCCGTCCCCACGTTACCCGGCGCCTACCCGCTGGTGGGACACTCGCTGTTGATGAAGCCCGACGGGAGAG aatTTTTTCAGCAGGTCATTCTTTACAGCGAAGAATCCCGACACCTGCCACTCCTGAAACTCTGGCTTGGGCCCATACCAATAGTGGCCATTTATAGTGCTGAAAATGTAGAG GTAATTTTAACTAGTTCAAGGCAAATCGACAAATCCTATGTATACAAGTTCCTAGAACCATGGCTTGGCCTAGGACTTCTTACAAG TACTGGAAACAAATGGCGATCTAGGAGAAAAATGTTAACACCCACTTTCCATTTTACGATTCTGGAAGATTTCTTAGATGTCATGAATGAACACGCAAATATATTGGTTAATAAGCTTGAAAAACATGTTAACCAAGAAGCATTTAACTGCTTTTTTTACATCACTCTTTGTGCATTAGATATAATTTGTG aaacaGCTATGGGGAAGAATATTGGGGCTCAAAATAATGAGGATTCTGAGTATGTTCGTGCCATCTACAG AATGAGTGATACAATACATCGAAGAATGAAGATGCCCTGGCTCTGGCTTGActttttgtttcttatgtttaaaGAAGGCCGGGAACACAAAAGGAACCTAGAGATCCTACATAATTTTACCAATAAT GTCATCGCTGAACGGGCCAGTGAACTGAAGAGAGACGAAGAACATGGAAGTGCTGACAAGGACTGCTCCCCCTCCAAAAATAAACGCAGAGCTTTTCTTGACTTGCTTATAAATGTGACTGATGATGAAGGGAACAAGCTACGTCATGAAGATGTTCGAGAAGAAGTTGACACCTTCATGTTTGAG GGCCATGATACGACAGCAGCGGCGATAAACTGGTCCTTATATCTCTTGGGTTCTTACCCAGAAGTCCAGAAACAAGTGGACAGTGAACTGGAGGACGTGTTTG GGAAGTCTGATCGTCCTGCTACCTTAGAAGACCTGAAGAAACTCAAATACCTGGAGTGTGTCATTAAGGAGAGCCTTCGCCTTTTTCCTTCAGTTCCCTTATTTGCCCGTAATCTTAACGAAGATTGTGTAGTTG CGGGTTACAAGGTTGTGAAAGGCTCCCAAGCGATCATCATTCCCTACGCACTTCATAGAGATCCAAGATATTTCCCAAATCCCGAGGAGTTCCAGCCAGAGCGGTTCTTTCCTGAAAATTTGCAAGGACGCCACCCATATGCATACATTCCCTTTTCTGCTGGACCCAGAAACTGTATAG GTCAAAGGTTTGCCATAATGGaagaaaagactgttctttcctgTGTCCTGAGGCATTTTTGGGTAGAATCCAACCAGAAAAGAGAAGAACTTGGTCTGGCAGGAGAGTTGATTCTTCGTCCAACTAATGGCATCTGGATCAAGTTGAAGAGGAGAAATGCAGATGAATCTTAA